Proteins encoded by one window of Musa acuminata AAA Group cultivar baxijiao chromosome BXJ2-9, Cavendish_Baxijiao_AAA, whole genome shotgun sequence:
- the LOC135623764 gene encoding uncharacterized protein LOC135623764 encodes MSVSFTSFAFWIWGGKDQESPNPSLISSPELPWGFKEQDYLRFPSANGAGIRTSSRRVKKKRQSREERRIDKEYDIVLVPSDGGCMSGSESDDSDWSIGWLEPHDPEFQSDSDSENCSFAVLVPCYGRGRSEQAESSKSRVLGAVDRMDDRHSDGKNYIEEWLSSLQSN; translated from the coding sequence ATGTCGGTGTCTTTTACGAGTTTCGCCTTCTGGATTTGGGGTGGGAAAGATCAGGAATCCCCCAATCCGTCCCTAATTTCCTCTCCCGAATTGCCTTGGGGATTTAAGGAGCAGGATTACTTAAGATTTCCATCAGCTAATGGTGCCGGAATAAGAACCAGTTCGAGGAGAGTTAAGAAGAAGCGGCAGAGCCGGGAGGAGCGGCGGATCGATAAAGAGTATGACATCGTCCTTGTGCCCTCGGATGGCGGATGCATGTCGGGGTCCGAGTCTGATGACTCGGATTGGTCGATTGGGTGGTTGGAACCTCATGACCCCGAGTTCCAGAGCGACAGCGACTCGGAGAACTGCAGCTTCGCCGTCTTGGTCCCGTGTTATGGCCGTGGTCGTAGTGAGCAGGCGGAGAGCTCCAAGTCCCGTGTCTTGGGAGCGGTCGATCGCATGGATGATCGTCATTCTG